The following are encoded together in the Lagopus muta isolate bLagMut1 chromosome Z, bLagMut1 primary, whole genome shotgun sequence genome:
- the AK6 gene encoding adenylate kinase isoenzyme 6 isoform X2, with protein sequence MGVVFVYCGTPGVGKSTLGKELASRTGLTYISVGDLAKEEELYEGFDEEYECPILDEDRVIDELEGKMCEGGVIVDYHGCDFFPEHWFHIVFVLRADNSILYDRLESRGYKGKKLQDNIQCEIFQTLYEEAVLSYRKEIVHQLPSNTPEDLERNLDQIVQWVEQWTKDNN encoded by the exons ATGGGAGTCGTCTTTGTTTACTGTG GTACTCCCGGTGTTGGCAAAAGCACCCTCGGCAAAGAGCTTGCATCAAGGACAGGGCTGACCTACATCAGCGTGGGTGACCTGGCAAAAGAAG AAGAACTGTATGAAGGTTTCGACGAGGAGTATGAATGCCCAATTTTGGATGAAGACAGA GTAATTGATGAACTAGAAGGCAAAATGTGCGAGGGTGGAGTTATTGTTGATTACCACGGCTGTGATTTTTTCCCTGAACACTGGTTTCATATAGTGTTTGTACTTCGTGCAGACAACTCAATTCTATATGACAGGCTTGAAAGCAG gGGCTACAAAGGGAAAAAGCTACAAGACAATATTCAGTGTGAAATTTTTCAGACACTTTATGAGGAAGCTGTGTTGTcatacagaaaggaaattgtGCACCAATTACCCAGCAACACTCCTGAAGACCTAGAGAGAAATTTGGATCAGATCGTGCAATGGGTTGAGCAATGGACAAAGGACAACAATTGA
- the AK6 gene encoding adenylate kinase isoenzyme 6 isoform X1, giving the protein MRRPNILLTGTPGVGKSTLGKELASRTGLTYISVGDLAKEEELYEGFDEEYECPILDEDRVIDELEGKMCEGGVIVDYHGCDFFPEHWFHIVFVLRADNSILYDRLESRGYKGKKLQDNIQCEIFQTLYEEAVLSYRKEIVHQLPSNTPEDLERNLDQIVQWVEQWTKDNN; this is encoded by the exons ATGCGGCGCCCCAACATCTTGCTGACCG GTACTCCCGGTGTTGGCAAAAGCACCCTCGGCAAAGAGCTTGCATCAAGGACAGGGCTGACCTACATCAGCGTGGGTGACCTGGCAAAAGAAG AAGAACTGTATGAAGGTTTCGACGAGGAGTATGAATGCCCAATTTTGGATGAAGACAGA GTAATTGATGAACTAGAAGGCAAAATGTGCGAGGGTGGAGTTATTGTTGATTACCACGGCTGTGATTTTTTCCCTGAACACTGGTTTCATATAGTGTTTGTACTTCGTGCAGACAACTCAATTCTATATGACAGGCTTGAAAGCAG gGGCTACAAAGGGAAAAAGCTACAAGACAATATTCAGTGTGAAATTTTTCAGACACTTTATGAGGAAGCTGTGTTGTcatacagaaaggaaattgtGCACCAATTACCCAGCAACACTCCTGAAGACCTAGAGAGAAATTTGGATCAGATCGTGCAATGGGTTGAGCAATGGACAAAGGACAACAATTGA